CCGATCCGGCCGCTGTAGGCCGAACTGCCCTTGCGATTGAAGTCACCCTCCAGGCCGTGGCCGACGGCCTCGTGCAACAGCACGCCGGACCAGCCAGATCCCAGTACCACCGGCAGGGTACCGGCCGGCGCCGCAACCGCCTCCAGGTTGACCAAGGCCTGACGCAGCGCCTCGCGCGCGTAGCCCATGGCGCGGTCTTCACTGAGAAAGTATTCGTAACCGGTGCGCCCACCGCCACCGTGACCGCCGCGCTCGCGACGGCCGTTCTGCTCGACGATGACACTGACGTTGAAGCGCACCAGCGGGCGGATGTCCGCGGCCATGCCGCCGTCCAGGCCGGCGACCAGCACGTGTTCCCAGACGCCGGCGAGGCTCACCGTGACCTGTTTGATGCGCGGATCGAGCGCGCGCGTGGCGACGTCGATACGCTTGAGCAGCTCGACCTTTTCCGCCCGCCCCAGCCCATCGAGCGGGTTGTCAGCGCTGTACAGCGGGCCAAACGAAGCCTTCGACAACACTTGGACGCGTCCTTGCTGGCCGCTGCGAGCAATCGAGCGGGCGGCTTCGGCGGCTTGGCGCAGGGCATCGGCAGTGATTGCGTTGCTATAGGCGAATCCGGTTTTCTCACCGGACAAGGCGCGGACGCCCACGCCTTGCTCGAGATGGAAGCTGCCTTCCTTGACGATGCCATCTTCCAACACCCAGGACTCGGTGACCTGGTCCTGAAAATACAGGTCAGCCGCATCGATGCCGGGCCCGGCCAACTCGCCGAGCAATCCCGGCAGATCATCGAGGCCAAGCCCACCGGGTGACAGCAGGCGCTCGGTGACAGGTAACAGCAATTGACTCATATCTACTCCAAAGTGCCCGATACAATACGCGGGGCGGTGAACCGACGGTGCATCAGAACCGGCATGCGTTGGCGCGCCGCCGCCTGTGCGGCCGAGTCCCGGTCGACCACCAGCGCTGCTTCGCCGGTTGGCTGAGCGGTCAACACCTGCCCCCAGAAATCAACGATAGACGAATGACCATGGGTCATCCGTCCGTTCGGGTGTTCGCCACCCTGCGCAGCGGCCAGCATATAGCATTGCGTCTCAAGGGCCCGCGCACGGATCAGTGTCTCCCAATGCGCCCGACCGGTGACCGCCGTAAAGGCCGAAGGGGCGCTGATCAACTCGGCACCGGCCAGACGCAACGCCGTGTAGAGTTCGGCGAAACGCAGGTCGTAGCAGACGGTCATGCCCAACCGTCCCACTGGCGTGTCGACCACCACCAGTTGTTCACCCGCCGCGTAGTCATCCGACTCCCGATAGCGTCCTCGCGCATCGCTGACGTCGGCGTCGAACAGATGCAGCTTGTCGTAACGGGCGACACGCTGCCCCTGATCGTCCACCAGCAGTGAGCAGGCCCGGACTTTAGCCCGTGGCTGGTCATCGGGCGGCAACGGAATGGTGCCGGCCACTATCCATAACCTGAGGTCGTTGGCGACCTGTTTCAACCAGGGCAGGATCGGACCGGCGCCCTCCGCCTCCGCCCGACCGAGAGCAGCCACATCGGACCGCCCCATGGCGGCGAAATTCTCGGGTAACACAGCGAGCCGGGCGCCCGCCTCGGCCGCTTGTTCGAGCAGTCGCCGGGCGGCGGCGAGGTTCGCCTGGATGTCGGTCTGGCTGACCATCTGAATGACGGCTAAGGTCATGCTTGGCTACCTCTGGGGCACGCTGGCCACCGGCAGATTGATGCTCAGTTGGGCTTCTCGAAGGGTTTGTCGAAGGTGATTTTTGGCGACTGCCAAGGTCCCTGGACCTTGTACTGCACGGTTGCGAAGCGAGCCACCTTGTCGCCCAGCAGCTTATCGACGACGAACAATGCGCCACCGATGGCCGGTGCGCCCACGATCAGCGCGGCCAACGGCAAGTTGTTGCTGACGGGCAGTGTCACCAGCAGCTTGGCATCGATCTGGTCGTTTACCAGGTCCAGGCGGCCATTGAGTTCAAGATTGCTGGAAGGCCCCGCCACCGTCAGCGGTTGCGACGTCACGTACACGCCATCGGTTGCCTGCAGTTCGGCCTTGATCCGATCGTAGCTCAGCCCCTTGCTGAACAGATCGGAGAAATCCAGGCGCAAGCGTCGGCCGATGGAGTCGAAATTGAGCAGGCCGAAGACCCGCAGCGCCTGCGCCCCGCCATCCACTTCACGTAACTGACCCTTGCGCAGTCGGGCATCGAGCGTGCCGGACAGTCGGTTCAGGGCGAAGAACGCTGGCGAACCGGGCCAGCTGCCGTCGACGTCCAGGCGGAAATCCTGGCTGGAGGTCGAGGGCGCGAATCCCCAGGCCAGCAACACGTCAGCGACATTCGCGCCCTCCAGTCGGCCCTTGTACCAGCTGCGCGAAGCGCTCCAACCGCCATCGCCCCTAATCTTCAAGCCTTTGAGGTTCAGGTCGACATCGGAGAAGCCCACACCCTCGGCATTCGGCCGCATGGTGAACGACCCTGCGCCCAGCAGCTCGTCACCGCGCAGGACTTCAGCCACGGCGATATTCATCGCCGGAAGCTCCTTCGGATCGACAGCAGCCAGGGCGTCGCGAGGCGGAGCTTGCGTTTCGTCGGTGTTTGCGGCGGGCAAGCGCACGCGCGACAGGTTCAGCACGATGGCTTCGCCGCTGGCATCCGGGAGCTCGACGGAGCCGGCCACTGTCGCGCTGTCCAGGCCGAGCGACCAACCGGCTGGAAGACGTCGCAGGTCGACACCCAGGTTGTCGATGCGAGTGCCGAAGCCTTCGAAGGTACCGATGTCCAGCTTGACCTGACGCACAAGCGAAGCGCCCGCCTCGTTCGCCGAGCGCTCGCCGTAGGTTTGCAGCAGCGCTTGCCATTCGCCCAGATCGAAGCGCGACACCCGGCCGCGCACGCTGAGGCCCGGCGCGCTGCGCAGGTTCGCCGCCGCGCCGCCCAGTACCAGCTCACCACTGCCCTCGGACCAACTGCCACTGGGCGCGACGAAGCTCAGCGCCGCCAATGCGCTATGCCTGACAGTCAATTGCTGGCGCTCGCCGCCCAGGGTCATGCGCAGTGTCGTGTCGCGCCGCTCGTCAGCGGTTTTGCCAAACGGCGCCGGAAGGGCCAGTTCGGTCCCCAGCAAGGAGGAATCCACCTGCAAGTTGTTTTCGGCACGGCTGAGAAACAGCTTCATCCGCAGCGGCAGCGTTCCGGACGCCGGCAGCGGCTGTTCGATTTTTCGCCAGCTCAACAGCTGTTTCAGCGGCACGACCGCAGACGCCTCGATTCGCGAGGATGGCTCTCCCGCTGCCCCCAGCGCGACGGCGCTGCCCTGCACCGAACTGCCCAGGGCGCGCGCGTTGAATGCCTTGCTGCTAAATCCCCGTTCGCTGTCATAGCGGAACTCGCCGCCCAGCGCCTCGAGCTGCAGCTCTGCCTGCGGGATGAACAATGAGGCCTCGCGACTGGCAAAATCGGCGACCACCACGGGCCGCTCACCCTTGGCCAGCGGAATGTCCAGATGGAGGGTCCCGTTTAACGGACCGTCGCCGCGCCAACCGGCGAACAGTTCGCCCGTACCGATCGGCGCCACCTGCATCAGGCTCAAGGCATCGCGCAGATGACCGTCTACCTGTCCTTCGATAGCCAGCCGCGGTGGCTGCCCGCCATGCCCGTGAGGGATCTCGGCAAGGACGTCATGCACCTGACTGTCGAGCATACGGGCCTCGGCCAGGCGCACTCGCACGCCCGTGTGTTCGATCAGCACCTCGCCGCGCCCTTCGCGCAGTACCGGCCATCCGGGCTGAAAGGCAAGCTCGGCGTCCTTCACTTTGAAGTAAAGGCTCAAGCTGCGAGCGGCCGCCTCGGCATCTTTGCTCAGGGCACCCTGATATTCGAAATAGCCCTGCTCGACGCTACCGCCACGAATCGCCGCCAGCAGCCATTCGCTCAACGCCGGACTCAATGCAGGCGAGCGCGTCGGCAGATACTTCTCGGTAAAGCGCGCATCGCCATTGCTGAGCCCGACGCGCAGATCCATGTAGTCCTCGGCAGCCGGATCGCGCATCAGGCGGATCAGGAAATCCCCTGCGATCTGCCCCTCCTCGCCCTCGACCTGCAGATAAGGCGCCGCGAGCGTGACCGCCTGCTCATCCAGCGTCCAGCGCAGGCGGCCGCGGGCTCGATGGTACTCCCAGGGTTTGGGGAACAGCTCGGCCAGGTGAAGGGCGAAATCGCGGTTATCGAAACGCAGCTCCCCGCCGCCGAGGTTGCCCCGTACCGCACCGCTGACGTTGCGCACGGCGGGTATCCAGTGGTGTGCGGCGATGCCAACCGCATCGAGATTGGCGGCGAAGGTCAGCCGCTCCTCGGCGGGCAGGGACGGTTGGTAATCGACCTGCAGGTTGCGCAAGGTTCCGCTCGGCGCCAACCCCAGCAGGTAGTCGTCCGCCTGCTCCGGCAGCGGCAACATCGCATGAGCCAGCGCGGCGATGGGCGCTACGGCCAGACGATCGGCCTGCACACGCCAGCGGTCCTCGGCAATGTTCCGCTGAAGCAGCAGCCGGGTGTCCTGCCAGCGGGTTCCTTCGTAGGTGAAGGCCACGCCGTCGAGCTGCACCCGATAGCCATCGTCCGTACGATCGAGGTAGGCGTTGACCGCCAGGTCTTCGATCGACACGAGGGCCTGCTGCTGGCGCCCCACCTGCAAAGATGGCGCATTCAGCCGAGCCACCGCACGCGCCAGGCCGCGCTCACGCCACTGGAGCCAGACCTCGCCCCCGGCGCGTAGCTGCGCGAGCGTCCAGTCACCAAGCAGACTCGTCGGCAGCCAGCTGGCCCAGTCGCTCTGCGGCAAGCTCAGATACAGCTCGGCCTCGCTGTTCTGCCAATCCGAGACCTGCAGCTTCGCCTGGGCACGCATGCTCAGCGGTTGGCCGTCGGGCAGCAGCACGCGCCCATCCAGGCGCAGACGCTCACCGGCAATACCGAGTGCCAGGTTGGCATAGGTCAGGGTCAATGGCGTTGAGGCCTGGGCCTGGAGCGTAATCTGGCTATCGCGCAGTTGCACCTGTTGGACCCGGCGCAGTTGCTCGAAGAGCTTCGCCAGATCGGGGGGAGGCTGATCGCTGCGCTCAGGTAGCCCTTCGACCTGCCACTTGCCATCAGCACTCTGCACGAGGCTCAGCTGCAGGCCGGAAAACGTCAGTGTCTTGAGCTGCAGCTGGCGGGACAGCACGCTGCCGAGGACTTCCGGCACCAGTGCCAGACGGTCCAGGCGTATCGCCGCATCGCCACTGCCGAGGATCACGTCGTGCGCCACTAGCCGGGGCGCAAATCCTTCCCAGTGGCCCTCCAGGCTACCGAGCTCGACCGGCATCTTCAGCAACGTGCGCGCCTGATCCTGGACCTCGACACGGTACTCGGCAACCAACGGCACCAACTGCCGGCCGAGACTCACGTACAGCGCAAGCAGCATCAAGCCGATCGCGCCCAGCCAGAGACAGCGGCGCAAAAACACGAGCACCAGGGCCAGGAGCCGAGTCATAGCGGTGCGCTCCGCTCATCCGGGCCCGGATGGTCAGGTATGCGTCCAGGATTCGTTCCTGTCTCGCCGCGACCGCGACGGAGCCGGTTCTTGCGCGCGGACAGGCCGCGTCCGGCGGACTGGCGGCATTCACTCCATCCATGGAGATCGCACGAGTCGCGCCGCTCGGTCGTTTTCGAGCGGCAAGCACCACCGTATCGCAGGAAAACCGGCACGCTCCTACCGACTGCACGGCAGCGCTCGCCAAGCGGCGTTGCGGGACTCGGCGCGAAAACGACCATCACCTGCGTCCCGTGCCGTGTCTGGAGAGACTTGGCGCAGCACTGCGGCTCGCAGCGAAACGGCGGGAGACCTTATTCAGAGCAGCACCACGTCATACTGTTCCTGGGAATACATGGTCTCGACCTGGAATTTGATCGAGCGGCCGATGAAGCTTTCCAGGTCGGCGACATTGCCGGACTCCTCGTCCAGCAAGCGGTCGATGACCTTCTGATTCGCCAGCACCCGATATCCTTCCGGCTGGTAGGCGCGAGCCTCGCGCAGGATCTCGCGGAAAATTTCGTAGCAGACCGTCTCCGGGGTCTTCAGCTTGCCGCGCCCCTGGCAACAAAGGCAGGGCTCGCACAACACCTGCTCGAGACTTTCACGCGTGCGCTTGCGTGTCATCTGCACCAGCCCCAACTCGGTGATGCCGATGATGTTGGTCTTGGCGTGATCACGCTCGAGCTGCTTTTCCAAGGTGCGCAAGACCTGCCGCCGATGCTCCTCGTCCTCCATATCGATGAAGTCGATGATGATGATCCCGCCGATATTGCGCAGCCGCAGCTGGCGCGCGATGGCGGTCGCCGATTCGAGGTTGGTCTTGAAGATGGTTTCTTCGAGGGTGCGGTGCCCGACGAAAGCGCCGGTGTTAACGTCGATGGTGGTCATCGCCTCGGCCGGATCGATGATCAGATAGCCACCGGACTTGAGCATGACCTTGCGCTCGAGCGCCTTCTGGATCTCGTCCTCGACGCTATACAGATCGAAGATCGGCCGCTCACCCGGGTAGTGCTCCAGGTGCTCGCTCAGCTCCGGCATCAGTTCACCGACAAACTGGCTGACCTTCTGATAATTCTCCCGCGAGTCGATGCGGATCTTTTCGATACGTGGATTGACCAGGTCGCGCAAGGTGCGCATGGCCAGCGACAGGTCTTCATAGATGATCGAGGGCGCACCTGCGGTCTTCATCTGCCCATCGATCTGCTCCCACAGGCGGCGCAGGTAGCGGATGTCCATGAGAATCTCGTCGCTACCAGCCCCCTCGGCCGCGGTGCGCAGAATGAAGCCGCCGGCCTCCTTGATGCCTTCTGCAGCAATGCACTCGGCCACCACCTGCTTGAGCCTGTCGCGCTCGGCTTCGTCCTCGATTCGCAGCGATATGCCGACGTGGCTGGTCTTGGGCATGTACACCAGATAGCGCGACGGTATCGACAGCTGCGTGGTCAGCCGGGCGCCCTTGGTGCCGATCGGGTCCTTGGTGACCTGGACCACCAGCGCTTGACCTTCATGTACCAGCGCACTGATGGGTTCAACGGCGTTCCCTTCACGACTGGATATTTCCGAAGCGTGGATGAAGGCCGCACGCTCCAGGCCGATGTCGACGAAGGCCGCCTGCATGCCCGGCAGCACCCGCACCACCTTGCCCTTGTAGATATTGCCAACGATGCCGCGGCGCTGGGTGCGCTCGACATGCACCTCCTGCAGGACACCGTTCTCCACCACCGCCACCCGCGACTCCATGGGGGTGATGTTCATCAGAATTTCTTCGCTCATTGTTGTTCTCGGCTGATGGCGGAGGGGTTATGCCAGGCGGTGGAAAACTGCTTGCTTCGGCAATACGCCGCATAAACAGCCTGCATTGCCAGCCCGGTGGAAGGTTCATCCATGGCGTCCAAACTGCACCTCTCGACTGCTTTTGCCTCGTCCCGCCTGCCGCGCCTGTTCTCTACTGGCCTGACGGCAGCCAAACTGACTCGCTGTCTCGATTCTAACGGCATACGCCGCCAAGCCACAGGCTCTATACCGAGCTTTTACACCAGTAACGCAGCCCGTATGTGTCGAGCAACTGGGCCGTTTCGCACAGCGGCAGCCCGACCACCGCGGAATAACTGCCTTCGAGCGAGCTGACGAAGACCGCTCCCCAACCCTGAATCGCGTAGCCGCCCGCCTTGTCCTGCGGCTCACCGCTTGCCCAGTAACGCTCGGCCTCGTCCGCGCTGATCGAGCGAAAGCGCACCCGGCTGGAGACCAGACGCACCTCGCAGCCCGAGTTGTGGGCCAGTGCGATGGCCGTCATCACCTGATGCTCGCGCCCGGACAGCGACTGCAGCATCGCCAGAGCGTCGGCCTTGTTGACTGGTTTGCCGAGGATTCGTTGATCCAGCACCACCGTGGTATCCGCCCCCAGCACACACGCCGAAGCCTGATCGGTCTGCGCCAAGCCCGCCAAGGCCTTCTCCCGGGCCACGCGCTGGACATAGGCGTCAGGTGCTTCCGCGACCCCAGGGGTTTCATCGATGGACACGGCAAGAAGGGAGAACGGAACGCCGATCTGGGTCAGCAGTTCACGGCGTCGCGGGGAGGCTGAAGCGAGAAACAACGCGGGCATGCCGGCTCCTTGGAACGAATGTGCGGAGCAGGTTCGCATATCCAGGCGGGGCTCGGAAGCAGCCCGGCGCCTGGCTTGGCCACGTCAGTAGACGTTGAAGCGCCGACGCGCCCACTGCAAGGCGATGAAGACCCACGGCCAGAGCAGTGCACTGACCGGGACAGGGACGAGGAACAACAAGGTTGGTGGCCGATTGCCGGTCAGCGTATTCAGCCAAAGCTGCACCAGCTGGCCGAGCCCCAGAATCACCATGAGCACCAGGCTCTGCTGCAGCAAGGGAAACATACGCAGGCGCTGTTGCAGGCTGAGCACGAGGAAGATGCTCAGAATCAGCGGCAGTCCGTTCTGCCCCAGCAAGGTGCCGGAAAGTACGTCGAGCATCAGCCCGAAGAAAAACGCCGCGCCCATACCCCCGCGGTGTGGCAGAGCGATTGCCCAATAGGCGATGAACATGCCGAGCCAGAGCGGGCGTGCCAACCCGAAGCTTTCGGGCATGGGCGCCACGCTGAGCAGCAATGCCAGCAGCAGCGACAGCCAGATGACCCAGCCATTGTTCAGCCGTCCGCTGATCATCGCTGCTCCTCGCTCGTCGGCGCCGTCACAGCCGGCGCAGGTGCCGCGGCTGGCGATTGCGTTTCGCCTGTCGGCGCGGCCGGCTCCCCCGTCGCCTCGGCAGCCTCGCGATCGGCCGACTCCTGCGCCTGCGCCGCAGCAGCGGCACGCTCTTCAGGCGTCCGCGAATCGCTGAATACCAGCAGCAGGTAGCGGCTGCGATTGAGCATGGCGGTCGGAATGGCGCGCACGACCAGAAACGGTTGCCCCGAGCCGCGCACCACCTCGGTCACCTGCGCCACCGGATAACCGCTGGGAAAGCGCTGCCCGAGTCCGGAGCTGACCAGCAGATCACCTTCCTTGATGTCCGCCGTCTCGGCGACATGACGCAATTCGAGGTAATCGGGGCTGCCGGTGCCGACCGCAATGGCGCGCAGGCCGTTGCGGTTGACCTGTACCGGAATGCTGTGGGTCACGTCGGTCAGCAGCAACACCCGCGCGGCGTAAGGCATGACCTCGACGACCTGCCCCATCAGTCCACTGGCATCGAGTACCGGTTGCCCAAGAAAGACGCCATCGCGCTCACCCTTGTCGATCAGGATGCGATGGGTAAAGGGATTCGGATCCAGGCCGATCAGCTCGCTGACGATTACCTTGTCGTCGACCAGCGCGGCCGAGTTGAGCAGTTCGCGCAGTCGCACGTTTTGCTCGGTCAACATCGCCAGTTTCTGCAGCCGCCGCTGCATCAGTAGCGCTTCGGCCTTGAGCTTTTCGTTCTCGGCGACCAGGCTGGTACTGCTGCTGAGCTGCTCGGTTGCGCGCTGCCAGGTGCGTACTGGCAGGTCGGCCAGCCAGTAGAGCGGCGTCAGCACCAGGCCCATCTGACTGCGCAGGGGCTTGAGCGTCTCGAAGCGTGCATCCACCACCATCAGCGCGACACAAAGCACGGACAGCACCAGCAGGCGCACACCGAGCAAGGGTCCTTTGGTGAATAGAGGCTTGATGGGCGGGTCCTCGCAGCTACCGGCTACAAACTAACGCGACAAGCCGAGAGCAGGCCTGCGGCTTGCTGTCGGCTTGTGCTTGGAGCTTATCGCTTGGAGATCACTCCGTGGACAGCAGGTCCATGGCGTGACGATCCATCATCTCCAGCGCGCGACCACCACCACGAGCAACACAGGTCAGCGGCTCTTCGGCGACGATGACCGGCAGACCGGTTTCCTGCGCCAGCAGCTTGTCGAGGTCACGCAGCAGCGCGCCACCGCCGGTCAGTACCAGGCCACGCTCGGCGATATCGGACGCCAGCTCCGGAGGCGACTGTTCGAGCGCGCTCTTGACCGCCTGGACGATGGTTGCCAAGGACTCCTGCAGCGCTTCGAGCACTTCGTTGGAGTTGAGGGTAAAGCTGCGCGGCACCCCTTCGGCCAGGTTACGGCCGCGCACGTCGACTTCACGCACATCGCTGCTGGGAAACGCGGTACCGATTTCCTGCTTGATGCGCTCGGCGGTGGATTCGCCGATCAGGCTGCCGTAGTTGCGGCGCACGTAGGTCACGATGGACTCGTCGAAACGGTCACCGCCTACGCGTACCGACTCGGCGTACACCACGCCGTTGAGGGAGATCAGCGCGATCTCGGTGGTGCCGCCACCGATATCGACCACCATGGAACCGCGGGCTTCGTCGACCGGCAGACCGGCACCGATGGCCGCCGCCATCGGCTCTTCGATCAGGAAGACTTCGCGTGCGCCGGCACCCAGCGCCGACTCACGAATCGCCCGACGCTCGACCTGCGTGGACTTGCAAGGAACGCAGATCAGCACACGGGGACTGGGCTGAAGAAAGCTGTTCTCGTGAACCTTGTTGATGAAGTACTGCAGCATCTTTTCGCAGACGCTGAAATCGGCGATCACACCGTCCTTCATCGGGCGGATGGCGTTGATATTGCCAGGGGTCCGACCGAGCATGCGTTTGGCGTCGGTGCCCACCGCGACGACGCTTTTCTGGTTGCCGTGAGAACGAATGGCAACTACGGACGGCTCGTTCAGGACGATGCCGCGATCGCGCACATAAATGAGGGTATTGGCAGTGCCCAGGTCGATCGACAAATCGCTGGAAAACATGCCACGCAGTTTCTTGAACATGGAGAAAGGGCCCTGAGGCAAACGCGTGGGGAAAAAAGTGCCGCAAACTCTAACAATGGTGCGAACTTAGGGCAAGGCGCGCGTCGGCGCGCATACGGACAGACGTGAGCCACTGCGCGAAAAACGAACAGTGACAGCAGTGCTGCCGAACCGACGCCAGACCGCGTCCATGCTACCGACAAGCGCCGCGGACATGTAAGATTGACGGCTTTTCCGGGCTCGAACGCCCACCGCCGCGGCTCGACCCTGCTGCTCTTGTGTCGGTCTTTGCCGACGGAAGGCATATCCGACTCGCTTCCCGCTGGAGAATCCCGATGGCGCTTGAACGCTCCGAGGTGGAAAAGATCGCTCATCTGGCCCGCCTGGGTCTGAATGAAGACGACCTGCCCCGCACCACTGAGACCCTGAACAACATTCTCGGCCTGATCGATCGCATGCAGGCCGTGGATACCACCGGCATCGAACCCTTGGCCCATCCGCTGGAAACCCACCAGCGCCTGCGCGCCGACGTGGTCACCGAAAGCAACCAGCGCGAGGCCTACCAGGCCATCGCCCCGGCCGTGGAAGACGGCCTCTATCTGGTTCCACGGGTGATCGAGTAATGAAGGACGCCGACATGCATCAACTGACCCTCGCCGAGATCGCCCGCGCGCTGGGCGACAAGCAGTTTTCTGCCGAAGAGCTGACGCGCGCGCTGCTGAGCCGCATCCAGCAATTCGATCCGCAACTGAACAGCTTCATCACCGTGACCGAAGAGCAGGCACTGGCCCAGGCTCAGGCCGCCGACGCGCGACGCGCCAAGGGTGAAAACGGCGCGCTCCTGGGTGCGCCGATCGGCCACAAGGACCTGTTCTGCACGCAAGGTACCCGCACCAGCTGCGGCTCGAAGATGCTCGACAACTTCCAGGCGCCCTACGACGCCACTGTGGTCGAGCGTCTGGCCGCGGCAGGAGCCGTGTCGCTGGGCAAGCTGAACATGGACGAATT
This DNA window, taken from Stutzerimonas stutzeri, encodes the following:
- the gatC gene encoding Asp-tRNA(Asn)/Glu-tRNA(Gln) amidotransferase subunit GatC, whose product is MALERSEVEKIAHLARLGLNEDDLPRTTETLNNILGLIDRMQAVDTTGIEPLAHPLETHQRLRADVVTESNQREAYQAIAPAVEDGLYLVPRVIE